The Gossypium hirsutum isolate 1008001.06 chromosome A03, Gossypium_hirsutum_v2.1, whole genome shotgun sequence genome contains the following window.
tttaatttcaaaataataatacaaataacatgatattttgtaaaaaaaatttaaaaaatatataaacttattgAAAATACATCTAGAATGAATAAAGACAAATAGATGTCTAAATTCAGATATATTTGGACAATCATTTGTTTAGATTCATTCTTGAtgtgaacaaaaaaaatatttattaatttattatttttaaagtttctttttaaaaatttaaatttactatgAGGCATACTAAGAGATTGCCACTTGTCATCACTGAATTGACTATCAGTGCCGCGTATATATAAACTAACTGTGTTAATGCAAAGATACCAACCTGAGTAATGTAATACAATTTTAGGTACTAACAAagcctaaaaaatattaaaataccaaTTAGGTACAATTGAATAAGTATAAGGGACAAACTACTTCTCAAGGTTATCGACTCCCTAAAATAGAATATTTCCTTTTTAGCCTCTTtatcatttataaaattttaaatattagtaataaaattacactttaaactttaaaaataataaaaaattaattttatttttaaaaattataaaaataaaaaactattaatcaaattacatttttattaatttacaaatATACGATTTAATTCCCATCGAGTTGATACATCAACAGTTGTCTATGTTATTTGGTTTCGCATTTTATATATCCAAAGTCCCCTTAAGAGTTTCAACGACGCCGTTCCAATGTCACGAATCCTAGGGTTTCTCTTAAAGAACGGAACGACTAAAGCCTTACTGTAAAGTAAAATATAAACCCTAAGCAAAATCCTAAAAGGAAATTACATTCGGATCCAGTATGGACAAGAACATGTTAGCAGGTCTCGAGGGTCTCCCTGAAGAAGATAAGGCCCGAATGTCCGCCATGATCGACCATCTTCAGCTTCGTGATAGGTGTGTTTCACGCTCTTTTTTCCCCTCAAACTTCCCATTTTTCCATCTGCAAATTCGCTTATTGACTTCCCTATTTGCTTCCTGAATTGGTTATGTAATGAAGTTTTAGGAAATGGGTTCTCCTTATTTGGAGTGTataatttttgggttttatttttaattgttatgtttggtttggtttgtgGTTAGCTTCTCAGATTGTAGATAATGCAGGGGTCCCAAATTTCCATCTGGGTTTTGCTGCTTTGTTTATAATGAGAAGCTAAAGAGATGTTCTCCTTAAAACCCGTGCAGCTTTTTTCTGTGTTGCCTCTGGACGTTTTGGGAACTACATTTCTACAACATGAATTCTGATACCCTTTTTAATGATGATTTAGCTAGTATTGCGCCAAGCCACATTAGACTTGAGATTAAGCCCATCGGGTCTGGAGCTCTTTAGATAAAATCCTCGCGACAAGTGCATATTTCGGGATTCATTCGTAATCTCACCTTACCGAACAAGGCCGCTACTGTCTCAACCAACAGCTTGTTGGTAGCATTTTGTTGTATTTGCTTTCATAGAATGGAGTTAAGTTTGGTGGTTGACACATCTTCACTTGGACTATAGCTATCCCAAAATTGATCTTTCCTGTTTTTGTTTAGAACTGGCCTTACATCTTCTGTGGGTTAAGTTGCCTTGTCAGTCACTGGTTGCTGAATTTTTAGATCCTTAAATCAATGTCAGCTTTTTCATGCATCAAATGTAGTGCTACAATTATGTTTATGTTGATTTTCCTGATACTGCTTATAATGCCACACTGGATTTTGTTTGTTTATAATGCCTACCTGGGATTGGGGAATGATTGATGCTTATGATATTGTTATTTGCATAGACTTATTGGCATTATTGCCCTAAGGCAAATGCCTCTTTTAAGACAGAAAAGGGGGTTGGCAGGGTTTTTGCGATGTCCATATTTCAATAAACAACCTTCTCCATAGCTTTGAAGGCTTTGTAAACTTCTATATGTACTTATTAAAGTGCCAATTCCAATTAACCAACAAAAATGGACCTGTGTCTGGTTAATTGCTTTGTGCTTTTGAATCTAAGCACCTCCTTACTGCTATGGAGGTGTCTGTATTGATCTAATTATCTGTTCTTTGATGTGCAGTCTAAGAATGTATAATTCTCTTGTGGATAGATGCTTCAATGACTGCGTGGACAACTTCACTCGCAAGACTCTGCAGAAGCAAGAGGAGACCTGCGTCATGCGATGCGCGGAGAAGTTCTTGAAGCACTCAATGCGTGTAGGACTGAGGTTTGCAGAGCTTAACTCGCAGGCCGCAACACAGGATTAAAGCTAATAAACGACCATGAGTTGGAGCTCAAAATGTTTTTGCATATCAtgtagaattttcttcttttGGGATAAATTGGGTTCTTCCGCAGATGAAAAGCATTACGTTGCTGGGGTTGAGAATTGTTGTTAAATCATAGAATTTGTTATTGTTGATTTCCTCATAAGAAATTCAATACAATTGAATAGATATTCGTTATGCAAGATGGTTCATTCACAGATGTTGAAATCcctttatttcctttttgttCTCAAGACATGACCCTATGCAAAACGGTGGTGGCATATTATGGGGTTGCTTATGATTATCAACATCTCTTTGGAAATTGAGGCGAAAAGAAAACCTACAGGCACAAAATCGAATGCTTAGTTTGAGATTTAATCGGGTTGATTTTGGATCATGTTAATCCAGCTTGAATCtatttggatttttaaatttttcggtTGGTTAATTTGGGATTTTGATTGTTTGAGTTTTTACTTTGAAACATTTTaggtttaaattaaatttttatttgaattaatcgAGTTTGAGGCTTTTTTTCAAGTTaagatttttttaactattttgagATGCTTTTATTGTTGTTTATGAGTTTTTTTGAGCTTAAATCATTTCAGATTCaagttaatataaattaaatgaatttagatttttaaatgaatttagaTTGCTAACTTATTATGATAATGTCAAGTTGGATCAAATTTGAGTTTAGATTTATCTATGGGTCAAAATCAAAACTCTCTGCAATTTGAGCTTAGATTACCagaaaagaagggaaaaacaTCAGCAAAAGACATGAGAATAGCCATTCCTCGTACCAACCAACAAGTATAACAACCTTATTATATATTTCCCTGTTTATCCCAAACAATCCAAAATCTAAACCACGATGCTTCAATCTCTGACTCTCATTCCCAAAATGGCGAAGAACCCACCTCTCAAAGCTCTTTCCCTGTTCAACTCTTCAATCCTCCAAGGTCTTCAACACACCCCTGAATCCATATCCTTCACTCTACACATTCTTCTTTCTTCCAACTTGCGCTTTCATTCTCAGTCCCTTCTCCTCCAAATTATCTCTGGTAGAATCTCCTCCCCTTTCTTCACTCCTTCGTCTCTATTCCACTATTTAACTCAACACTGTTTTAGTCCCAACTCGATGAATCAAATCCGTCTGTACGAATCCATTATCAACGCCCATGTTCAATCCCAGTTACCTGATCAAGCCATTTATTATTTCAATCAAATGGTAGACAAAAACTTTATGGTTGGACCCAATACTTTCAATGGCATAATGGATTTCcttataaaattttattgttttgagaAAGCTTGGACCCTATTTCAAGAATCCAAGGGTAGGGTTAAGTTGGATGTTTATAGTTTTGGGATACTGATCAAAGGGTGTTGCGAGGCAGGGGATTTAGGCAAAAGTTTTGAGCTTTTAGATCAGATTGAAGAGCTGGGTTTGGCTCCAAATGTTGTTATATATACTACTTTGATTGATGGGTGCTGTAAAAATGGTGACTTGGAGCAGGCAAAGCTGTTGTTTGCCAAAATGGGGGAGATTGGTTTGGTTCCTAATGAGTATACATACACGGTTTTAATCAATGGGTTGTTTAAAAGGGGACTTGAAAATGATGGGTTAGAGCTATATGAGAAGATGCAGCGTAAAGGGGTAATTCCTAGTTTATATACTTACAATTCAGTGATGAAAGAGCATTGCAGTGAGGGAAAAGTAGATAAAGCTTTCGAGATGTTCGATGAAATGCGTGAAAGAGGAGTAGCATGTAATGTTGTTACGTACAATATATTGATTGGTGGGTTGTGTAGAGAGAAAAGGTTAAGGGAGGCTGAAAAATTAGTGGATCAAATGAAGAGGACTGGTTTAAGTCCGAATTTGATTACATATAATTCGCTCATAGATGGTTTTTGTAATGTTGGAAAGTTGGAGAAGGCTAGGTATTTATTTGGTCAATTGAAAACCAAGGGTCAATCTCCATCTTTGGTGACTTATAACATTCTTATTTCGGCATCCTCTAGAGCGAAAGACTCGACAGCAATTGCTAAATTGGTGAAGGAAATGGAGGAGAGAGGGATAAGACCTTCTAAAGTAACGTATACAATTGTAATTGATGCATTCTTTAGATCAGAAAACACAGAGAAAGCATTTGAGTTATATTCGTTCATGCAGAAGGCCAGTTTGGTTCCGGATGTTTACACGTACGGTGTCTTGATCCACGGGTTGTGCATAAAGGGAAACATGAAGGATG
Protein-coding sequences here:
- the LOC107886009 gene encoding mitochondrial import inner membrane translocase subunit TIM9 isoform X1, with translation MDKNMLAGLEGLPEEDKARMSAMIDHLQLRDSLRMYNSLVDRCFNDCVDNFTRKTLQKQEETCVMRCAEKFLKHSMRVGLRFAELNSQAATQD
- the LOC107886009 gene encoding mitochondrial import inner membrane translocase subunit TIM9 isoform X2, giving the protein MDKNMLAGLEGLPEEDKARMSAMIDHLQLRDRCFNDCVDNFTRKTLQKQEETCVMRCAEKFLKHSMRVGLRFAELNSQAATQD
- the LOC107886006 gene encoding pentatricopeptide repeat-containing protein At4g11690 isoform X1 translates to MLQSLTLIPKMAKNPPLKALSLFNSSILQGLQHTPESISFTLHILLSSNLRFHSQSLLLQIISGRISSPFFTPSSLFHYLTQHCFSPNSMNQIRLYESIINAHVQSQLPDQAIYYFNQMVDKNFMVGPNTFNGIMDFLIKFYCFEKAWTLFQESKGRVKLDVYSFGILIKGCCEAGDLGKSFELLDQIEELGLAPNVVIYTTLIDGCCKNGDLEQAKLLFAKMGEIGLVPNEYTYTVLINGLFKRGLENDGLELYEKMQRKGVIPSLYTYNSVMKEHCSEGKVDKAFEMFDEMRERGVACNVVTYNILIGGLCREKRLREAEKLVDQMKRTGLSPNLITYNSLIDGFCNVGKLEKARYLFGQLKTKGQSPSLVTYNILISASSRAKDSTAIAKLVKEMEERGIRPSKVTYTIVIDAFFRSENTEKAFELYSFMQKASLVPDVYTYGVLIHGLCIKGNMKDAWKLFTSMDEMQLKPNDVIYNTMIHGYCKQGSSYRALRLLQEMREKRLVPNVASYNSTIGVLCKDGKWQEAEALVTEMVESGFKPTVSIYNLISETKNNT
- the LOC107886006 gene encoding pentatricopeptide repeat-containing protein At4g11690 isoform X2 — its product is MLQSLTLIPKMAKNPPLKALSLFNSSILQGLQHTPESISFTLHILLSSNLRFHSQSLLLQIISGRISSPFFTPSSLFHYLTQHCFSPNSMNQIRLYESIINAHVQSQLPDQAIYYFNQMVDKNFMVGPNTFNGIMDFLIKFYCFEKAWTLFQESKGRVKLDVYSFGILIKGCCEAGDLGKSFELLDQIEELGLAPNVVIYTTLIDGCCKNGDLEQAKLLFAKMGEIGLVPNEYTYTVLINGLFKRGLENDGLELYEKMQRKGVIPSLYTYNSVMKEHCSEGKVDKAFEMFDEMRERGVACNVVTYNILIGGLCREKRLREAEKLVDQMKRTGLSPNLITYNSLIDGFCNVGKLEKARYLFGQLKTKGQSPSLVTYNILISASSRAKDSTAIAKLVKEMEERGIRPSKVTYTIVIDAFFRSENTEKAFELYSFMQKASLVPDVYTYGVLIHGLCIKGNMKDAWKLFTSMDEMQLKPNDVIYNTMIHGYCKQGSSYRALRLLQEMREKRLVPNVASYNSTIGVLCKDGKWQEAEALVTEMVESDTRNSWM